GTAATCACATTCATATCGAATTCGCGATCGAGGCGTTCCTGCACAATTTCCATGTGGAGAAGCCCGAGGAATCCGCATCGGAAACCGAAGCCTAGTGCTGCAGAAGATTCGGGCTGGAAGGTAAGTGATGCGTCATTTAGCTGCAGCTTTTCCATGGCTGTCCGCAGGTCCTCGTAATCGTCGCTATCGATTGGATAGATACCGGCAAAGACCATCGGCTTCACTTCCTCGAAACCAGCAATGGCTTTATCGCAGGGATTTTTCACGTGCGTAATGGTATCACCTACTTTCACCTCGCGTGCCGTTTTAATTCCGGAAATGATGTAACCCACATCGCCAGCGCTCAATACGTCACGTGGATCCATTTTCAGTTTCAGGACACCTATTTCATCGGCCTGGTACTGTTTGCCGGTTGCCACAAATTTCACCAAATCGTTGGTGTGGATGGTTCCGTTGGTAACTTTAAAATAAGCAATAACACCGCGGAATGAGTTGAAGACTGAGTCGAAAATGAGGCATTGCAAGGGTGCGTCCGGATCTCCAACGGGAGGCGGAACATCTTTTACAATGCGCGTAAGAATTTCGCCAACGCCTTCTCCTGTTTTCCCCGATGCCCTGATAATATCTTCGCGCTCACAACCCAGCAAATCGATGATTTGGTCTTCCACCACTTCCGGCATGGCATTCGGCAAGTCCATCTTGTTCATTACCGGAATGATTTCCAAATCGTGCTCGAGTGCCAGGTACAGGTTCGATATGGTTTGCGCCTGAATTCCCTGAGTAGAATCGATAATTAACAAGGCTCCTTCGCAAGCAGCGATGGAACGGGAAACTTCGTAGGAGAAGTCGACGTGCCCGGGAGTATCAATCAGGTTGAGCGTGTATTTTTGTCCTTCCTGCAGATAGTTCATCTGGATGGCATGACTCTTAATGGTAATTCCCCTTTCCTGCTCCAAATCCATATTGTCGAGCACTTGCTGCTTCATCTCCCGTTGGGTAATGGTTTGCGTCATTTCCAGGAGACGGTCGGCTAATGTGCTTTTACCGTGGTCAATGTGGGCAATAATACAAAAGTTCCTGATGTTATTCA
This Prolixibacter sp. NT017 DNA region includes the following protein-coding sequences:
- the lepA gene encoding translation elongation factor 4 — translated: MNNIRNFCIIAHIDHGKSTLADRLLEMTQTITQREMKQQVLDNMDLEQERGITIKSHAIQMNYLQEGQKYTLNLIDTPGHVDFSYEVSRSIAACEGALLIIDSTQGIQAQTISNLYLALEHDLEIIPVMNKMDLPNAMPEVVEDQIIDLLGCEREDIIRASGKTGEGVGEILTRIVKDVPPPVGDPDAPLQCLIFDSVFNSFRGVIAYFKVTNGTIHTNDLVKFVATGKQYQADEIGVLKLKMDPRDVLSAGDVGYIISGIKTAREVKVGDTITHVKNPCDKAIAGFEEVKPMVFAGIYPIDSDDYEDLRTAMEKLQLNDASLTFQPESSAALGFGFRCGFLGLLHMEIVQERLDREFDMNVITTVPNVSYHVHTKGGEVLDVYNPSGMPEATLIEDIEEPFIRAQVISKSDFIGPIMTLCLEKRGILKKQDYLTADRVELTFDMPLGEIVFDFYDKLKSISKGYASFDYHITGYRSAKLIKLDILLNSEPVDALSTLIHFDNAYNFGRRICEKLKELIPRQQFDVAIQAAIGAKIIARETVKAVRKDVTAKCYGGDISRKRKLLEKQKKGKKRMKQVGNVEVPQKAFLAVLKLD